The Triticum dicoccoides isolate Atlit2015 ecotype Zavitan chromosome 6A, WEW_v2.0, whole genome shotgun sequence genome has a window encoding:
- the LOC119318991 gene encoding protein SRG1-like — MVHQDQGKLVQVVAANVGLVAPPSRYMLSEENRPTTVAQQAKLVIPIVDVSRLAMPDDVEEAAKLRSALQSWGLFVVTGHGMSKEFLNEILEATRKFFHLPLEEKQKCGNVIDGVKFQNEGYGIDRIDSDEQILDWCDRLWLQLQPEDERRLQFWPHNLRDLLHEYTLESGRVTMNVLKAMTKLLNREEGFFINMVGERFKSYSRFTYYPPCPRPDLVNGLKPHTDNSVITLILMDKDVGGLQVLKDGHWVDVPVLGNDLLVVVGEGMEIVSNAIFKAPWHRVVTSANKERLSLAMFYQPEPERIIGPPGVLVHEKRPAMFKNYLV, encoded by the exons ATGGTTCATCAGGATCAGGGAAAGCTGGTGCAGGTGGTGGCCGCGAACGTTGGACTTGTGGCGCCGCCGAGCAGGTACATGCTAAGTGAGGAGAACCGACCGACCACTGTCGCTCAGCAAGCCAAGCTGGTTATCCCCATCGTGGACGTGAGCCGTCTGGCCATGCCCGACGATGTTGAGGAGGCGGCCAAGCTTCGCTCTGCGCTGCAGTCATGGGGCCTCTTTGTGGTGACTGGCCATGGCATGTCAAAGGAGTTCCTCAACGAGATCCTCGAGGCGACGAGGAAGTTCTTCCACCTGCCGCTGGAGGAGAAGCAGAAGTGCGGCAACGTGATCGACGGCGTCAAGTTCCAGAACGAAGGGTATGGCATCGACCGCATCGACTCCGATGAGCAGATCCTTGACTGGTGTGACCGGCTCTGGCTCCAGCTCCAGCCGGAGGACGAGAGGCGGCTCCAGTTCTGGCCACATAATCTAAG GGATCTCCTACACGAGTACACCTTAGAGAGTGGGAGAGTGACCATGAATGTGTTGAAGGCCATGACAAAGCTTCTGAACCGggaggagggcttcttcatcaacatggtGGGTGAGAGGTTCAAGTCATACTCGAGGTTCACCTACTACCCTCCCTGCCCACGGCCGGACCTCGTGAACGGGCTGAAGCCGCACACCGACAACTCCGTCATCACACTCATCCTCATGGACAAGGACGTCGGCGGCCTCCAGGTGCTCAAGGACGGCCACTGGGTTGATGTCCCCGTGCTCGGTAATGACCTGTTGGTCGTCGTAGGTGAGGGCATGGAG ATCGTCAGCAATGCAATCTTCAAGGCACCATGGCACCGTGTGGTGACGAGTGCTAACAAGGAGAGGCTGTCACTGGCGATGTTCTACCAGCCGGAGCCGGAGAGGATCATAGGGCCTCCGGGGGTGCTGGTTCACGAGAAGCGCCCGGCCATGTTCAAGAACTACCTGGTCTAG